In Gossypium hirsutum isolate 1008001.06 chromosome D06, Gossypium_hirsutum_v2.1, whole genome shotgun sequence, one genomic interval encodes:
- the LOC121218644 gene encoding pentatricopeptide repeat-containing protein At1g80150, mitochondrial, producing MRGYQNMLFLRQIRRFFRIAAHSKQFPKTIPLEESALSKLKSERDPDKLFNLFKANAHNKLVVENRFAFEDTVSRLAGAGRFDHIEHLLEHQKTLPQGRREGFIMRIIMLYGKAGMVKHAIDTFRDMHLYGCKRTVKSLNATLKVLSQTHDLRAIEAFLAEVPQELVVELDAYTVNIVVKAFCEMDFLDSAFLYMVQMERLGIKPDVITYTTLISASYQKNRCEIGNGLWNLMVYKGCKPNLTTFNVRVQYLINRRLAWKANDVMCLMKKIGIEPDEVTYNLVIKGFCQAGYLEMAKRVYSSLEFHSTYKPNAKIYQTMIHYLCKGGEYNLAYTRCIDCMRKNWFPSVDTIHSLVQGLMRNGELKKAKRIMRLVRNHRPPFSSSLFDSLRSICRRSDGLKPNQFD from the coding sequence ATGAGAGGATATCAGAACATGTTATTTCTGCGACAAATTCGCAGATTTTTTCGCATTGCAGCTCACTCAAAGCAATTTCCGAAGACTATACCTTTAGAAGAATCTGCTCTTTCAAAGCTTAAATCCGAAAGAGACCCCGATAagttattcaatttattcaaagcAAATGCCCACAACAAACTTGTTGTTGAAAACAGGTTTGCTTTTGAAGATACGGTTTCAAGATTAGCTGGGGCTGGTCGATTTGATCACATTGAGCATTTACTTGAGCACCAGAAAACTCTTCCGCAAGGTAGGCGAGAAGGGTTCATAATGAGGATTATAATGTTGTATGGTAAGGCTGGAATGGTTAAGCATGCTATTGATACTTTCCGTGATATGCATTTGTACGGATGTAAGAGAACCGTGAAATCTTTAAATGCTACACTTAAGGTTTTGTCTCAAACTCATGATTTGAGAGCCATTGAGGCTTTTCTTGCTGAGGTTCCACAGGAGTTAGTTGTTGAATTGGATGCATATACGGTTAATATAGTTGTCAAGGCGTTTTGCGAAATGGATTTTCTTGATAGCGCTTTTTTGTACATGGTACAGATGGAACGGTTGGGAATAAAGCCAGATGTTATTACGTACACAACACTTATCTCTGCATCCTATCAAAAGAACCGTTGCGAGATTGGCAATGGGTTGTGGAATCTTATGGTGTATAAGGGGTGTAAACCTAATCTTACAACTTTTAACGTCAGGGTCCAGTATTTGATTAATAGGAGACTAGCATGGAAAGCTAATGATGTAATGTGTTTGATGAAGAAAATTGGTATAGAGCCTGATGAGGTTACTTACAATTTGGTAATCAAAGGTTTTTGCCAGGCCGGTTATCTTGAAATGGCTAAAAGGGTTTATTCTTCTCTAGAATTTCATAGCACGTATAAGCCGAATGCTAAGATTTACCAGACTATGATTCATTATTTGTGCAAGGGGGGTGAGTACAATTTGGCCTATACAAGGTGTATAGACTGCATGAGAAAGAATTGGTTTCCAAGTGTGGATACTATACATTCACTGGTTCAAGGCCTAATGAGAAATGGCGAATTGAAAAAGGCTAAGAGGATAATGAGATTGGTTAGGAATCATAGACCACCTTTTTCCTCAagtctatttgattctttacgaTCTATTTGTCGAAGAAGTGATGGATTGAAACCCAACCAGTTTGATTAA
- the LOC107944261 gene encoding disease resistance protein RPS5: protein MELHRRNRCGIIGLYGLGGVGKTTLLTKLNNKFSTTPNGFDVVIWALVSKGYNVGKIQDRIGGNLGFSDDSWKNKSVDQKVTDIYGVLRNKRFVVLLDDLWDRVDLNQVGIPKPSQENGSKLIFTARSLEVCGEMGAQKKIKVECLEPGKAWELFQDKVGDEALNSHPDIPNLAKQVTERCGGLPLALITIGRAMACKTTLGERNYAIEMLKRCALPKMENEVFPLLKFSYDNLPNATMKCCLLYCCLYPEDYCIPKKRLVEYWFCEGLLNGFDRISEAQMQGDHIIYSLISACLLENVGEIDGEDCVKMHDVIRDMALWITREFEATENFFLEK from the coding sequence ATGGAGTTGCATCGTAGAAACAGATGTGGGATCATTGGCCTCTATGGCTTGGGGGGCGTTGGCAAGACAACACTCTTGACCAAGCTCAACAACAAGTTCAGCACCACACCGAATGGTTTCGATGTTGTTATCTGGGCACTGGTGTCTAAAGGTTACAATGTTGGAAAGATTCAAGATAGGATTGGTGGAAATCTTGGGTTTTCAGATGACTCATGGAAGAATAAAAGTGTTGACCAGAAAGTTACAGATATCTATGGGGTCTTGCGCAACAAGAGATTTGTTGTATTATTGGATGATTTATGGGACAGGGTGGATTTGAACCAAGTTGGGATACCAAAACCAAGCCAAGAAAATGGTTCCAAACTTATTTTTACTGCTCGATCTTTGGAGGTATGTGGCGAAATGGGAGctcaaaagaaaatcaaagtggAGTGCCTGGAACCGGGGAAGGCTTGGGAATTGTTCCAAGACAAGGTTGGAGATGAAGCTCTTAACAGCCATCCAGATATTCCAAACCTAGCTAAACAAGTAACTGAAAGGTGCGGTGGGCTGCCTCTTGCACTAATTACAATCGGTCGTGCCATGGCTTGCAAGACAACACTTGGAGAACGGAATTATGCAATTGAGATGTTGAAGCGATGTGCATTGCCAAAAATGGAAAATGAGGTATTTCCGCTTTTAAAATTCAGTTATGATAATTTGCCTAATGCTACAATGAAATGTTGTCTCTTATATTGTTGTCTGTATCCCGAAGATTATTGTATTCCCAAAAAGAGATTAGTGGAGTATTGGTTTTGTGAAGGGCTACTGAATGGATTTGATAGAATTAGTGAAGCTCAAATGCAAGGAGACCACATAATCTACTCTCTTATTAGTGCATGTTTATTGGAAAATGTTGGTGAAATAGATGGAGAAGATTGTGTGAAGATGCATGATGTGATCCGTGACATGGCTTTATGGATTACACGTGAGTTTGAAGCAAcagagaatttttttttggaaaaatag
- the LOC121218645 gene encoding RHOMBOID-like protein 5 isoform X2: MGRPSRPSPSPPVEPTPSHDDIEKGSKRARHKSKVPPPPPPSKLWKPWLMPLVFVANISVFLYTMYVNDCPHTSGTSKCILYEYLGRYSFQSFKENPLLGPSYITLQTLGGLDWTQVVEGKEYWRLFSCMWLHAGLIHLLINMLSLLGLGIRLEREFGFVRIGLLYMISGFGGSLTSVLSLARKRIVSVGASGALFGLLGSMLSELITNWSNYMNKCSALLTMLLIICLNLAIGFLPRVDNSAHIGGFVSGLLAGFVLLMRPQYGYISSKHVPEGYQIKHKVAKHQVHQYVLFGISLVLLITG; encoded by the exons ATGGGGCGGCCATCACGGCCATCACCATCACCACCTGTAGAACCAACACCGTCTCACGATGATATCGAGAAAGGATCGAAAAGGGCACGTCATAAGTCGAAAGTACCTCCTCCTCCACCACCATCGAAACTGTGGAAACCATGGCTCATGCCTCTCGTGTTCGTGGCTAACATTTCGGTATTTCTTTATACCATGTATGTCAATGATTGTCCACATACAAGTGGGACTTCAAAAtgtattttgtatgaatatttggGAAGGTACTCGTTTCAAAGTTTTAAAGAAAACCCTCTTCTTGGCCCTTCATATATCAC GCTGCAGACACTAGGGGGCCTTGATTGGACTCAAGTGGTAGAAGGGAAGGAATATTGGCGTCTCTTCTCATGCATGTGGCTTCATGCTGGACTTATCCATTTACTAATAAATATGTTAAGCCTTTTAGGCCTTGGCATCCGATTGGAACGTGAATTTGGGTTCG TGAGAATCGGGCTGTTATACATGATTTCCGGCTTCGGAGGTAGCTTGACGTCTGTTTTATCTCTGGCTAGGAAAAGAATCGTCTCCGTTGGTGCATCCGGTGCGCTTTTTGGCCTGTTGGGATCCATGCTTTCGGAGCTCATTACGAACTGGTCGAACTATATGAACAAG TGTTCAGCTCTGTTGACCATGTTGTTGATTATTTGCCTGAATCTAGCCATTGGATTTCTACCTCGAGTCGATAATTCCGCTCATATAGGAGGGTTTGTATCCGGACTGCTTGCCGGATTTGTCCTTCTGATGCGACCTCAGTATGGATACATAAGCAGCAAGCATGTTCCAGAGGGATATCAGATAAAACATAAGGTTGCAAAGCACCAAGTGCACCAGTATGTGTTATTTGGTATCTCCTTAGTCCTGTTAATTACCGGGTAA
- the LOC121218645 gene encoding RHOMBOID-like protein 5 isoform X1, which produces MGRPSRPSPSPPVEPTPSHDDIEKGSKRARHKSKVPPPPPPSKLWKPWLMPLVFVANISVFLYTMYVNDCPHTSGTSKCILYEYLGRYSFQSFKENPLLGPSYITLQTLGGLDWTQVVEGKEYWRLFSCMWLHAGLIHLLINMLSLLGLGIRLEREFGFVRIGLLYMISGFGGSLTSVLSLARKRIVSVGASGALFGLLGSMLSELITNWSNYMNKCSALLTMLLIICLNLAIGFLPRVDNSAHIGGFVSGLLAGFVLLMRPQYGYISSKHVPEGYQIKHKVAKHQVHQYVLFGISLVLLITGFAVGLQRIRRP; this is translated from the exons ATGGGGCGGCCATCACGGCCATCACCATCACCACCTGTAGAACCAACACCGTCTCACGATGATATCGAGAAAGGATCGAAAAGGGCACGTCATAAGTCGAAAGTACCTCCTCCTCCACCACCATCGAAACTGTGGAAACCATGGCTCATGCCTCTCGTGTTCGTGGCTAACATTTCGGTATTTCTTTATACCATGTATGTCAATGATTGTCCACATACAAGTGGGACTTCAAAAtgtattttgtatgaatatttggGAAGGTACTCGTTTCAAAGTTTTAAAGAAAACCCTCTTCTTGGCCCTTCATATATCAC GCTGCAGACACTAGGGGGCCTTGATTGGACTCAAGTGGTAGAAGGGAAGGAATATTGGCGTCTCTTCTCATGCATGTGGCTTCATGCTGGACTTATCCATTTACTAATAAATATGTTAAGCCTTTTAGGCCTTGGCATCCGATTGGAACGTGAATTTGGGTTCG TGAGAATCGGGCTGTTATACATGATTTCCGGCTTCGGAGGTAGCTTGACGTCTGTTTTATCTCTGGCTAGGAAAAGAATCGTCTCCGTTGGTGCATCCGGTGCGCTTTTTGGCCTGTTGGGATCCATGCTTTCGGAGCTCATTACGAACTGGTCGAACTATATGAACAAG TGTTCAGCTCTGTTGACCATGTTGTTGATTATTTGCCTGAATCTAGCCATTGGATTTCTACCTCGAGTCGATAATTCCGCTCATATAGGAGGGTTTGTATCCGGACTGCTTGCCGGATTTGTCCTTCTGATGCGACCTCAGTATGGATACATAAGCAGCAAGCATGTTCCAGAGGGATATCAGATAAAACATAAGGTTGCAAAGCACCAAGTGCACCAGTATGTGTTATTTGGTATCTCCTTAGTCCTGTTAATTACCGG ATTTGCAGTTGGCTTACAAAGGATTAGAAGGCCATAG
- the LOC107937368 gene encoding DCC family protein At1g52590, chloroplastic: protein MALPLSNGCIRLTLSPPARFRHQSTIFATLSPSRPDTVNWVEATSSFFDQDTRPIMLFDGVCNLCNGGVRFVRNVDRNRRIRFEALQSESGKKLLRRSGRAPDDISSVVLVEKDRSYIKSEAVLKIMEYLELPFPQLAFFLQFVPLFVRDFMYDNVANNRYAIFGYSDSCEI from the exons ATGGCGCTTCCACTTTCCAATGGCTGCATACGGTTAACCTTGTCCCCTCCTGCTCGATTCAGACACCAGTCAACCATTTTCGCAACTCTATCCCCTTCACGGCCCGATACCGTGAACTGGGTCGAAGCCACTTCCAGTTTTTTCGACCAAGATACCAGACCCATCATGTTGTTCGATG GAGTTTGCAACTTATGTAATGGTGGCGTCAGGTTTGTTCGTAATGTCGATCGAAACAG gAGAATAAGGTTTGAAGCTCTTCAAAGTGAATCAGGGAAGAAGCTATTGAGGAGATCTGGTAGAGCTCCTGATGATATTTCTAGTGTTGTTCTTGTTGAAAAAGATAG ATCATATATTAAATCAGAAGCAGTGTTGAAGATCATGGAATACCTAGAATTGCCTTTCCCTCAGCTTGCATTCTTTCTACAGTTTGTACCTTT GTTCGTAAGGGACTTCATGTACGACAATGTCGCAAACAACCGGTATGCGATTTTCGGGTATTCGGATTCATGTGAGATATGA